GCTCGTTACTTGATTCTTTGTAAGTGTAATAGTTGGCATTTGCTGCCCACGAATATTCTTCCCCTCACCGCGTTCCACAAACAGAAGTTTTCCGCCGTTAGCCTTGGCTATGGCATCATGATCTTTTGCTATGCGGGTAAGCACGTTCATGTCTGATTCATCGAGCTGATCAATATGCGGCAATGCGACTTGCACTAAGCTTGGAGCCACCGCCGCAACCAGACCGTGGTCATTGGCGATGGTGGCTACCAAGTCGCTGATAGTACCAGCGGGAAACGAACGGGACTTTTGCGACTGCAGCGGAGTAAGGCCGAATTTACTTTCATCAAACGGTGCAGCATTGGCAGAAATCGTCAGACTATCTGGTGGAAAGTTTATTGCCACCTCATCTACCACATATTTGCCCATGAGCCGTAAGTTATCCTTGTAGCCCATGTATACTGCCAATTCTGCACCGGCATCCGGCAACGTAAAACCTGCATCACTCAGGGTAATACTCAGCTTGTCAGACTTATATCCGGCCTCATCGGTAATGGTAATTTGGCTATTTTCTCCTTTGAGCAACGCTGAAATATCCTGCCCGTTTGCCTCTACTCGATAATCAAGCGAGTATTCTACCATAGAGTTATACCCTCTTTCGGGCGAGGCTTCGGCAAATCTGGAAGGGCAATGCCAAGTCCTGCCGGAAGCACTGGATCGTACTTAGCTAGCCCTCTGTTTGCTTCCAGTACCTGTTCAAGTGTTCCTTCCTGCCCTTCGTAATACTTGAAAACAACAGCATCCAGCACATCGCCTTGTTTTGTTCTGTACAGTACACTCATATCTTTTCACCAAAAAATTTGAGTTCAAGCGTGAATTCTATTTTCTGCGGAATACCGGCAGGAAGGAAATCACTTCTTTTTTCTTTAATAGACGTAATACACCAATAACCGAGAGCATTTTGATTAACGTCTATTAAGCCACACAAGTCAGTCAACATAAGGGGCGTCCCCTTTTCTGCTTCCCTGCGCATAGCCTCAACCTGCCCAAGTCCTCCCTTGAATGTTGGGAAAATTATTCCCGGAAGGCTTAATGTATCTGCCCCCTTTCCTGTATACTGTAACGCGGGATTTGTCCCTATACGCGCCTGTTCCGTCCAGCCATACGAACTGGAACGGCTGGAGCTTTGATACGCCGCAGTATTGAGAGAAAAGGTATATGCGCCTAGTTTCATCATTGGTTCTGGCATAATGCCTCCGAAAAAGTAGAATTACGCATACGCATGGTCATACAATGCGGCTGAATCATCGTTGAACTTGGCATGCACTACCTCTCCAATCTCATGTGAGTTTTGACCTTCTGCCCCATACACGTTGATAGTCACATTTCGATTATCTGTGATCTGTTTTGATTCAACTGAAGCCGAAGAAGAAAGCGGAACTTTATTCAACGGCACTGGCTGGGTATATACGTTATCAGCAGGACGTACTTTCTGACTTGTTGGGAGACCTTCCGGCAGGGTTCCCTTTGAAACGGCTTGCTGCTGAACTGGCTGTGACTGTGCATAGGCACTACCAACAGAACTCGTTTTTGGACTTTTTGCAGGGATAGAAGGTGCGGTTTTCTTTTCTTTTTCCTCGTCATCCCCACCAACCCCAAAAAATTTTCCTAACGCACCGAGCACACCACCCGACTTGAATGCCTTGCACAACTCATCCCACATAAAAATAAGTCGTCCTACAGCAATCACAGCCAGACCGATAGCTGCGCCAATAGGGTTCGCCATCACGGCAAGTCCCACAGCCCTAATTCCACCAATAAGAGCCGGAAACACACTGGACACAATCGGCGCAATTGCCTGTCCGACAGACCACATGGTTTGCACCATGCTAATACCGGAATACACAAATTTGGCGCCCATAATACCACCAACAATTGCGGCTACATTTCCGAACCCACCAACGGCGTCAGCAACCCATGCAATCATACTGCCTACGTTGCTCAATACGTTAAGCATACCAAAAGCAAACTCGCCTATTTTCGGTAAAGCTTCACCCAAGCCTGCGCCGAAAGCTTTGATATCGTCTCTATGTTCTTCAAACAACGCGGCAATCCTCGGCCCTATCTCCTGAATGTACGGAGCCAACGCGCCACCGATCAGGCCGGAGAACTCGGCAGTCGCATTTGACAAAACACCGCTCACTCTTCCCATAGCCTGCGCGTATACAAGGGATCCTTCACGCCCCTCATCAGACAACACATTAAGCTTATTCTGCTGATCCAAAAGCTCATCTACGCTCTCTTTACGGCTACGAAGGAAGCTGAAAAGCTTGCCAGAATCACCGCCCATAAGGGTATTGGCCGCAGACTGCGCCGCCTGTGCATCGTCCAAATTTTTAATGGCGGAAGCGACGGTTTTAAACTTCTGCTCTGGAGAAAGGTTCTCAAGATCTTTAAACGAAAGTCCAATTGTCTTGAGAGAGTTAGTTACAGCCGAGTTATCCCCGAGTTTTAGAGGTTTTCCGAGGTTGGTGTTCATCTTTTTCATGAGGTCACCAACAGTATTGGCCTTACACCCGGCCTCGTTGGCCAACCCGCCCCATGCCCCGAATGCTTCGCCCGAAACGCCTAACACTTTTGCAAGTCTCACCTGTTCGGCGGTCTGCGCATTAGCCTTGGTTATAACTGAAGCAAAAGCTGATGCCGCGCCCCACACACTCGACGCCATGTGCTTTGCCTGTTGACCGGTTTTGACAAAGGTATCGCCCACGTTCTTCATAGCGGGACTTGACGTTAGCTGCTCCTGCTTTTTTTTAACATCACGAATGGAGTCTCCTATTTTTAAGAAGCCACCCTTTACAATCTGCGTTGCAGACGTAAACGAGGACGCAACAGCGCCCCCGATTTTTATCATTGTACTAACTGCCATCCTGCCTCCTGATCTCATGCACCCACATGGCAAGCTCTTCGCATGTCATATCCATTAGCGCGTTGTATTCCCACCCTGTAAAATGAGAGAGATATAACACGTAATTTCGCGCCACCTCGGGTGTTAGGCTAAAAAACCCTGATATGCCTGTTGCAACTGGTAGTAGTCCGCCACTTCAAGCTCTTCAATTACATCTCTGGACACTTCACAGAGATTAGAAAACAGCACGAGTTCAACATCTGCGTTATCGCTTGCACTCTTTTGCGCGATAATCTGGTCACGCACCTTGGCAGAACGCACGGTTAATTCTTTATATTCATGACCAGCAACGGTAACAGGGTATTTCAATTTAATCTGTTCAGTTCGCATATCTTTTCCTTTCAAAATTTCGTATTAAGAGAAATCGGTGTGATCAGCAGCGCAAGGAAAAGTCAGGGCTAAACGTATCTGCAAATACATGGGCGTCTGACTTTTCCTCGGCACCACCTTTCAACCGTAGGCAACATTAGAGCCGTACGGACACATTGCGACCTACTACTCCGCAATATGCATTATCATTCTGCTACAGTCCGAGGTTAGCGCGGTGCTGAGCAAGCTGATCCACACCGTTAATGATGCGTTTCATGTTCAGCACATCAATTTCGTGCACTTCTTTGCCATTCTGCGTGTATTTGTAGAAACTCAGGTTTACTGTGTACTCGGTTGAAGACTCGCCGCCTTCTGACCACGCACCGGGAGCAATTTTAGTCACTTTGCCTGTCATGTTTACAGTTACGGGAGTAATCGTACCGTCGTAGCTTTCAAGGCTGCCTTTTGCTGTAAGCCGCACGCCACTGTCTTTGTTGACGCCGAACAGATTGAGTGTTTCCACACAATTTTTTGTTGTGGAGAAGGTTACAACAAGCTCTTCCATGCCTTTATCGAGCGAAATCGGTGCATCCATGCCACCGGCACGGAACTGTTCAAGTTTTAAGCTTAATTCAGGCAGTTTTACTTCTTTGAGGTTACCCGCAAAACCATACCCATCAACAAACAGGTTAGCACTTTTCAACACATTTTCTGCTACTGCCATTACTGAAATACCTCCTCAACGTAGCCATTAGTCATACGGCTGCGGAATGTTACACGCTCTGCGGTGTATGCAGGAGTAAAGTCGAAATCAAAGTAGGTATGGCCCTGTTCAATTTCGCTTGCACTGTTAATTTCTGCATCAACCCAGCATTTACCACCAAGAATAGCGCCCTTCTGCTCCATAGTGCGAAGGAACTGGTTTACAGATTCCTGCACCGCTTCAAAATAGATACGCCCTACAGGTCTATCCACTGCCCACATGTGTGCCTGCTGGATAGATTCGTTAATCATATCCGCAATACGACGGGTAGAAAGGAAGGACCAACGAGCATCGCTTGATGTAGTACGGTTACCCCACAGTCTGTAGCCATCTTCACAAATAATGGTGGCAACTTTGTTTTCGTTCAGCACGTTTGCTTCACTTGCAGTATCGCCAAGCTCAAACGGAATAGGTCGCGCAGTGCCGGAAATTCCCAGAATCTCCTGGTTAGAAGGAGACCACCAGAAACCTTTATCCGCGTCAGTTTTGGCAATAAGGCCGGCAACACGCGCGGAAGCAGGTTCATCCTCAAACACGCCATTGCGGTATACAGTTACGAATGGCGCAACAATGTAAACGCGGGCAGAGCCGAACAGTTTGGCATCCTGCATTGCTGCTTCAGAATCTGAACTACAGCCATCTTTAATAGCAATTGCGTTAAGTCTGTCTGCAATAGTTTCCAATTCAGCAGCAACAGGGTTTTTAAGGTAGGTTCCTGCATTGTCAGGATCTTCATAACGCTGATGCGTGAAGCCCGGAGCGAGCAGGAGTTTCGGTTTAACAGCGCACTTGGATTTTGCACCAAGGAATGCATGCACACCCTTCATACCTGTAACGTCAGTACCACCGACAACATTTGTCATAGTGGCTTTTTCGTCTGCACCTTCTGCAACACGTACAACAACCACAAGGCCGTGATGCTGATCAAAAATCGCATCCATTGCATTCGGGAGTGTACCGGCACGATTGCCTGTTGTGTCCAGTTTAGCTGCCTTAAGCGGGCTGCCATAAATCAATACCGGAGTATCAAGCGGAAATTCTGTTTCGTCCGCATCCGGAGCGGTACCGACAATACCGATCACTGAAGAGCGGACTACCTTAACTGGACGGCCACCTTCGTCGATCTCAATAAATTCGACACCATGTAAAAAATCTGTACTCATGTGTTACAATCCTCACTATGTATCTTGGGTTAAACATTCATCTAATTTTATATTGAGCGCTGCGAGTTCTTCCCGCAACGCTTCTGCCTGATCTTCAAGCTCTTCAAGCCGCGCCTCGTCCTCTTCTGTTGCTCTACCTGCAACTTTTGCGCGTAATGGACGCACAGAAGCGAGGTCGTTAGCGGTGAGCAGCTGTTGGATTTCGGTAATACGTTGTTGTGTAAGTTCACATTCTGTTGGCAATGATGGCGGATTTTGCGCATCCCACTCATCAACTTCATAATAACCATCTGGCTTTACTTCCCAAACTTCTGGATTCCCTTCAGGGCTTACATATATAGGCATAATTTTTACCTTAAATATTCTTTGATAACGATAAGTCCATTGCCTCCATGACCAGAGCGAGTTAACGTTGCATGCATATCTCTACCAGCACCGCCACCACCATTGTGACCGTCCAGAATTGTAGGTAATGGCGTCCCCACGGAGTTTACTCCAACACCATTGCCTCCCCAATATGAAGCTCCTCCAGCACCGCCGTAGCCTTCGTTGCTACCAAAATCACCGCCGCCACCATACAAGTTTATATCACCACCACTAGCACCATCCCCCTTACCACCACTGTTAGCCATTACAGGGCGATTACCGCCGTAACCATATTGATATTTAAAACTGCTGTTCCCGCCATTACTCCCTTCTCCAGAAGTCCCAATCCCTCCGGCACCAACTACAATGGTTTCACTACCTCCTAAATCGGAGGCCAAATATGCTTTGATTGATGTACCACCAGCACCGCCACCGCCCGCACCAGTACTAAATAATAGTCCCCCACTTCCTCCACCTCCTGTCACAGTTACTTCGGCTGCGATGAGGTTTGCAGGCTTCGTATATGTTCCGGAGCTAGTAAAAGTTACAATATTTATGGACTGGGTACCGGAAGCAGGTAGCCAACTTTGACCAGCTTCGTTTTTAGTAAGCACCTCTCCAACAGATCCCCCTGTTGGCACGTGCACGGCAGTATCTCCGGTATGTGCCACAATCTTCTTGTACACCGCATTCACAGCTTTCGACGTTGCGATCTTAACTGTACTGGTAGACGTACACGCACTGCTCATTACTGACTTGAGTAATTCCCATACACCTATTGGAGTACAAGCAAGATCACTTGCCGTTTTAGCTGTATGCTCTTCTACTGTTGCAAGACGCACAAAACCTGTTTGTGCTGTGGTTGCAAATCGATGCGCTTCCGGATCTGCATTGTGGTCAAGCACATCCTGCTTGGTTGCCAAAGCTACAGCAGTATCAATGACAAGACTCACATCATCCGCATTCTCAAAATGCAGGGGCAGACGAACCACCAGATCACGCACGGAGCCATTTACGGCAACGGGCTTTTCGGTATCAGGGAAATTGCCGACGCAGAACAGCTTGCCGCTTTCATCCAACAAGCCCACTTCTCGAATAGTGAAGCCGCCTGTATCTGCTGGAATGGCAAATTCAAAAATGAAGGTATTAGGATCGTCAGAATCAACTTTGATTCCAGCAACTTCTCCTCGCCACACTTCGTTAACAAGGGTTGTCATGCCCTTGTTAGGGATAACAGCAAGACCATTCCCATCACCGACAACGGCGTGTGTCAGGGAAAAGCTCTGGCCTTGCGTGGAAGCAAGCCCCAAGGCTTGGAGTCCTGTATCCGTAACTACGGTATAAAAATCAGGCATATTCTCTCCAGATTTATGACAACTCAGCACCACACATCACCACAGTACCAAGCTGTATTTACACTGCTTTTTTCGATAAAATTTCAATCAAACTTAAAACGGGTAGCAACAGTAAGCCCCCACCACACGGAACACTGCCACAAATTTTGTCAACACTGTCAGGGAAAGATAAACGATCATCTGCGACGTCGGTTAGTTCTTCGGCTTTTTCAACCATTGACACTTTTTCAAAAATGACAGCTTTGTGGAGCCCTTCGTTGACGCACTCTGGCCTTCTGGTGATTCCGGCTTGGCAAATCTTGCGCCTTCTGGAATCTGCCCTTCAACTGCCGTTATTTCGTGTTCAGAACCGTCCGGCATGTAGTATTTTGTTCCACGCATATCCTGCACATAATCCCACGCTTCACCGTTCCACTTAGGATAGAACCCTTCGCGTTGTTCCGGAGCTTCACGAGTTGCATTCAACGGTGGAAAATTGTCAGGATTCGCATAGCCGGAATACGAGTAGTACCCGTGTTCATTAAAATAATGATTTTGCATAATCACACTCCAAGTGGCGGAAGATAGATTGCAGGGATGAAGCCATAGTTTTTTGGGCGATTTTCGTGAGAGGTTGGAACGATGCGTGATACGTCCAAGCCCAAACCGCTTCTCAAGATAGTACTAGTGCCAGTTGCACCAGATAAACTTTCTCCTGTCGCAAAAAGTGCTCCATTTTCATAGTCATTTTTTGTTTCGCCATGCTGCATCAGCATTTGACCTGTTATGTTACGTATTGCATCTCCCTGCGTACTACCAACAGACCGACTCCCCCCATCAACAAAGCGTGGAAAATACCCGTCTCCATTTTCATCAAAGACATTCGGCATAAACACATGTGTTTCATTTTCGATTACACGATGCGCTGCCTTGTATGCTGCACTCATAGAGAGCAGCGTCTTACCTGCATCTGAAGTTTTAAGCAGCCCTTCACCGTTCGGTACATAGTGGTGTGGTGGCAGCTCGTCTGGAGGAAAAGGAACCGGATAAATGTGTCCGGCTGGCATAGTCCAACAGGCATCAATGATACGCTGAGTCAATGCATCCATCCCATTCTTCACGTCCTGCTTAGTGGCAATTGCCACAGCGGTATCAATGACAAGACTCACATCATCCGCATTCTCAAAATGCAGGGGCAGACGAACCACCAGATCACGTACAGAGCCATTGACGGCAACAGGCTTACCTGTCTCTGGGAAATTGCCGATGCAGAACAGCTTGCCGCTTTCATCCAGCAAACCGACTTCTCGAATCGTAAAGCCGCCAACATCTGCTGGAATGGCAAATTCAAAAGTGAAGGTGTTAGAATCGTCCGAATCAACTTTGACTCCAGCAACCTCTCCGCGCCATACTTCGTTAACCAGAGCTGTCATGCCTTTGTTTGGAATAACGGCAAGACCGTTCCCGTCACCGACAACGGCATGCGTCAGGGAAAAGCTCTGGCCTTGCGCGGAAGCAAGCCCCAAGGCTTGAAGTCCTGTATCCGTAACTACGGTATAAAAATCAGGCATATTCTCTCCAGATTTATGACAACACAGCATCTTTCTTCATTACAGCACCCTGTTGTCTCACTCTGCTTTTTCAAATTTTACGTTGGCCACACTAAAAACTGTTCGTTATTACACCGCAAAAAACGGTACCAAATGCTATTCATTAACTACGTAACGCTGTCGGGTTAAGAGAAACTATCCTCTGCGGCTTCGGTTAGTTCTTCCCCATGCGCAGCCAATTGCACTTTTTCAAGAACGACTGCTTTGTGGAACTCTGCTCTGGTTGACTCTGGTCTTCAGAAGATTCAGGATTGGTCAATGCTACGAGTTCTGACCGCAACGCTTGTGCCTGTGTTTCAAGCTCAACAAGACGAGCTTTATCCGCGTCTGTTGCTGTACCTGCTGCTTTTGCGCGTAATGGACGTACAGAAGCAGAGTCATTTGCGGTGAGCAGCTGTTGGATTTCGATAATGCGTTGTTGTGTGAGCTCCTGCTCTGTTGGTTCAGGTAGAGCCGGTGGTTCCACGGCAATAGGATGGCCGTTTTCATCTAGCTGAATAACCTTTCCTTGTTCCAATGCTCTTACAAGAGCAGAATGTTCCTCTAATGTAATAGGAACAGCTCGCTGCGGAATCTCTTGATGCACTGTAGAAAGGTAAAAACCACCAGATTCAGGGTCATAATATCTCTTCATTTTATTTACCTATTGCATTCCAATATATGTTACGACCATTAGCTAAATGCGATAGAACATTAAGAATAGCTTCGAAGCCAGTTAACTTGGGTACAGCCACACTAACAATTGCAGTATCATATCGATACATTCCGTTTATGACATCCAAGTCATACGAGTTAACTCCTACACCATAAGTGATTGTTATTGAGCTATAGTCTGTAAAAGCAACTGGAAATACTTGGTCAATATTATGGTATGAAGCATTTACAAGATTGACGGTGCACCAACGTTGTTCAATAAATCCGTCAGGACGCCGCCAAGCTTTCCCCGGAACCAACTCCACCCACTCGGAACGATCAACCTTGTTTCCATTAATTGCCGCCACCTGCTGCGCAAGAGCCTGCATATCAATCTGTCCAGCATTAATGGCCACATCAAATGCTTTGATGCACGGAAGAACATAGGAGGTCTTCGGGCGGTTTTCTTCGGCGGTTGGGACGACACGAGAAGCTCTAAAGTCAACATCACCAATCTGGTTTCCTGAACCAGCGGAAGGAGTTGAACTGACAACAGTACTAACAAATGCACCGTCTGTTGTAGTTAGTACACCTGATATTCGACCGACTGTGCCTGTGATCTCACGAATCGCATCCCCAGCCCAATCACCAGCCGCCTTGTCTCCATGAGCCGCCGCAAAGTATTTGGTATAGCAAGGCAAAATGAAGTAGTCCCCGCCGTCCCAACAGTACTTACCGCAAGAGCCATCTTGTACTGCGGCCTCAGCATCCCACGCGGCTTCATCTGTAAGGTACGTCCCACACTTCTTCATCCATTCGAAAAGCTGCGGAGCTAAACTGCAAAGTATCTTCTGCTTCACGTTGACAGGAATTGTACCGGGCAAGGCTTCTCCAGTTGTAGAGAAGCAAAGTTCACCAACAGGAACACCTGCAACGGCCCCCCATGCTATACTCCCATCTTCCTGCTTTATAAGCACCTGCCCCGCCTCACCTACATCAAGCGGCAATCCGTGGGGAGCCGTGTCGCCCAAGTGTGTTGTGATCTTCTTGTACACCTCGTTCACAGCCATTGACGTTGCAACCTTGACTGTACTGGTAGACGTACACGCACTGCTCATTACAGACTTAAGTAATTCCCATACGCCTATTGGAGTACAAGCAAGATCACTTGCAGTTTTAGCTACATGCTCTTCATCTGTTGCAAGACGCACAAAGCCTGTTTGTGCTGTTGTCGCAAGTCTGTGCGCTAACGGATCTGCATTATGATCAAGCACGTCCTGCTTTGTTGCCAACGCAACTGCTGTATCAATGACTAGATTCACTTCATCCGCATTTTCAAAATGCAGAGGCAGACGAACTACCAGATCACGCACGGAGCCATTGACGGCAACGGGCTTTTCCGTATCCGGAAAATTGCCGATGCAAAACAGATTGCCGCTTTCATCCAACAAACCGACTTCTCGAATCGTAAAGCCGCCTGTATCTGCTGGAATGGCAAATTCAAAAATAAAGGTATTAGGATCGTCAGAATCAACTTTGATTCCTGCAACCTCTCCGCGCCATACTTCGTTAACCAGAGCTGTCATGCCTTTGTTTGGAATAACGGCAAGACCGTTCCCGTCACCGACAACGGCGTGTGTCAGGGAAAAACTCTGGCCTTGCGTGGAAGCAAGCCCCAAGGCTTGAAGTCCTGTATCAGTAACTACGGTGTAAAAATCAGGCATAATAATTCCTAGTTAGCTTTAATGCGCCCTAATTCATAAATGGTCACAAACTCACCGCAGAATACAGCACTGGATACAAGCGGCTTTTGCGTCAACGCTGCTGGTGTGAGCGCAATTTTCCCAAGATGGGAGCGACAGTTCTTCGCCGCATTCACAACTCGTTCAACTTCTTGATAGGTTGCTTCTTCCGCTTTGTATCCCGCGGGAAGCTGTACCTCTAAGTCATAGGTTGCGGGTGCGCCCTTCGGTTCTGTTTCCCACCATTGAATTGCACGCACCGCAATGCCCAGCGCGCCTAAAGCTTCTTCAACGGCTCCGCATGTGCCTTTCTTTTTATGTACACTAATAGAACGGGCTGTTATCTGCCGTTTCTGCTCATCGCTCCACTCCTCGTTCCACTCATCCACAGAGCGCTCGTAGGCCAGCCATGGAAGCGTGGCCATAGGGCTTTGGGATGGATTACGAATCCTGTCGATAAGCACAGGCAGGGAAAACGAACGGGCACACGTTTTTTCAAGAGCGCGTTCATACTTGGTGGCATTCGATGGAAGCAACGACATTAGACCGCCACCAGTTCACTATGCAGTGTAATATTGGTGCAGAATGCGGCCTCATGATTGTCATTCATGATGTCTCCTGCCGGTTGCGTAATTTCCACACGGTGCACACCTGCAATATGCAGAGCTGCATCGATGCCGGATCGGGCTACGCACATGCCGAGAGCGTGGCTCTTAGCAACGTAGGTTTCCAGATTCTTCCGAGCCTCAACAAGAACAGACTCAGCAGACGGCCCGGGCATGAAATACAGAGTGGCATCTATCTGGTATTCTTTCACTGTCGCCGGTTTAATCTGCAAATAATCAGTAAACGGGCGAACATCGCCGTTAAAGACATCCTCCACAGAATCAAGCAATGCCTGATCCGGTACGCCGTTTCCTTTTTTAGAAAGGATGTACAAGTCTACTTCGACCGGAGCGGGAGACGCCGGATACGCATCCTTTACGCCCACAACAGACATCGCATGAAAAATATACGCTCCTTCAGGCCCCGCGGTGCTGAATCCTTCCGGCGCAAGCACAACACGTTTTCTGAAGTCGGCATCAGATTCATATGTTGGTGGCACAGGCGGATATGCCTTAGGATCACCCGCATTCAACATCTTGCGTTTCAACGGAACACCAGCGGCAAGATGGTCTAAATCCTCAGCTTCAGCGTACGCAACAAGCACAGCCTTAACCGCCTCATTAATTCGCTGGCGCAGCAGTAATTCACGATACGCATTTGCCTCAAAAATCTTGTACGCAGGGTCAGATGACAACGGTGCCGTAAAATCAGGATCAAGCTCTGCATGATAAGCAAGCATCTCCTGTAAGATCTGCTCCACGCTCAGATCTTCAATAATTTTAGGCGGTGCAAGGGTCGAAAGATCGATTGCGTTAAATACACTCATTTTACTTCTACCCCCTCAAGCGTAATCTGCTTGCCGTCCGGCAGGTATTCACCCACCAGATCAAGCACAACAACGCCTTCACGAGTTGACGCAATGCGTACACTCGTAAGTTTAAAGCGCGGCTCCCAGCGGTTTAACGCTTCCGCTGTGGCTGCATAAAATTCAAGAGAAGTTTCGGCGTTAACCGGTGCATCAATCAGGGCTGGCAACCGCGAACCATACTCACGGTTTAAAACGCGAGTACCAATTCGGGTTGACAGAATGTCGGCAATAGACTGCCGCAAATGTGCTATTCCGGAGAGTCTCGCTCCGGTGTCTTTATTGATACCTTTCATGCGGCCAATCTAGCAGCACGAGGTGGGTGGTTCCAGTGCGGTTTGAAACTATTTTAAAAGGTTAGGCTTCCTGCAATCCGCAACAGGAAGCCTTTTGAAGATGGCGGATACGCTACTAGCCGGGAGACTGAGTTCTCCCCTCCCTGCAACTATGCGTATGGCTATTCAACGACACGTGCGCTTTAACATCGCTATCAGTTGTAATATCGCCTGTAGTATGGAGAGTACCTTTAAAGGAAGCATTACCGCCGTTGCTGCCGCCACCTTGAGATAGAGATCCGTTAATTATAGTTTGACCGTTCAGGGTAATCGTCGGTGCAGTAATAGTTGCACTTGTTCCTGCATCTACAGAGACAGCCGCCCCTGCTTTTGCTGAAATATCCTTTTGGGCCTCTGCCTGAATATTGCCTGTCGCAAGCACGTTCACATCACCTTTAATATCCGCAGTCAGCACATGCGCTGCCCTGTCGTACGAGATTACAGAACCGTCCTTGTAGACGGTTTTCTGGATCTCGGAACTGTGCTCCGGTGCAGGAAATTTTGTTTGATTCAGGACACCGACAATAACACCCAATGCTTGCCCCGGAGGGGTGATGACAAAGACCTGC
This sequence is a window from Halodesulfovibrio aestuarii DSM 17919 = ATCC 29578. Protein-coding genes within it:
- a CDS encoding contractile injection system protein, VgrG/Pvc8 family, which codes for MVEYSLDYRVEANGQDISALLKGENSQITITDEAGYKSDKLSITLSDAGFTLPDAGAELAVYMGYKDNLRLMGKYVVDEVAINFPPDSLTISANAAPFDESKFGLTPLQSQKSRSFPAGTISDLVATIANDHGLVAAVAPSLVQVALPHIDQLDESDMNVLTRIAKDHDAIAKANGGKLLFVERGEGKNIRGQQMPTITLTKNQVTSGSVKLSQREAYKSVTAIFRDTAASADIEVTAGTGDPVYRLKCMYNDMAAATTAVQKQLKAFARGKATLSLSLPFTPDLVAESRLILKQFRTGIDGEWSVTKATHTMTASGGVTSVEGEAVV
- a CDS encoding tail protein X; amino-acid sequence: MSVLYRTKQGDVLDAVVFKYYEGQEGTLEQVLEANRGLAKYDPVLPAGLGIALPDLPKPRPKEGITLW
- a CDS encoding phage tail protein; translated protein: MPEPMMKLGAYTFSLNTAAYQSSSRSSSYGWTEQARIGTNPALQYTGKGADTLSLPGIIFPTFKGGLGQVEAMRREAEKGTPLMLTDLCGLIDVNQNALGYWCITSIKEKRSDFLPAGIPQKIEFTLELKFFGEKI
- a CDS encoding phage tail tape measure protein codes for the protein MAVSTMIKIGGAVASSFTSATQIVKGGFLKIGDSIRDVKKKQEQLTSSPAMKNVGDTFVKTGQQAKHMASSVWGAASAFASVITKANAQTAEQVRLAKVLGVSGEAFGAWGGLANEAGCKANTVGDLMKKMNTNLGKPLKLGDNSAVTNSLKTIGLSFKDLENLSPEQKFKTVASAIKNLDDAQAAQSAANTLMGGDSGKLFSFLRSRKESVDELLDQQNKLNVLSDEGREGSLVYAQAMGRVSGVLSNATAEFSGLIGGALAPYIQEIGPRIAALFEEHRDDIKAFGAGLGEALPKIGEFAFGMLNVLSNVGSMIAWVADAVGGFGNVAAIVGGIMGAKFVYSGISMVQTMWSVGQAIAPIVSSVFPALIGGIRAVGLAVMANPIGAAIGLAVIAVGRLIFMWDELCKAFKSGGVLGALGKFFGVGGDDEEKEKKTAPSIPAKSPKTSSVGSAYAQSQPVQQQAVSKGTLPEGLPTSQKVRPADNVYTQPVPLNKVPLSSSASVESKQITDNRNVTINVYGAEGQNSHEIGEVVHAKFNDDSAALYDHAYA
- a CDS encoding phage tail assembly protein, translating into MRTEQIKLKYPVTVAGHEYKELTVRSAKVRDQIIAQKSASDNADVELVLFSNLCEVSRDVIEELEVADYYQLQQAYQGFLA
- a CDS encoding phage major tail tube protein, with the translated sequence MAVAENVLKSANLFVDGYGFAGNLKEVKLPELSLKLEQFRAGGMDAPISLDKGMEELVVTFSTTKNCVETLNLFGVNKDSGVRLTAKGSLESYDGTITPVTVNMTGKVTKIAPGAWSEGGESSTEYTVNLSFYKYTQNGKEVHEIDVLNMKRIINGVDQLAQHRANLGL
- a CDS encoding phage tail sheath C-terminal domain-containing protein, which codes for MSTDFLHGVEFIEIDEGGRPVKVVRSSVIGIVGTAPDADETEFPLDTPVLIYGSPLKAAKLDTTGNRAGTLPNAMDAIFDQHHGLVVVVRVAEGADEKATMTNVVGGTDVTGMKGVHAFLGAKSKCAVKPKLLLAPGFTHQRYEDPDNAGTYLKNPVAAELETIADRLNAIAIKDGCSSDSEAAMQDAKLFGSARVYIVAPFVTVYRNGVFEDEPASARVAGLIAKTDADKGFWWSPSNQEILGISGTARPIPFELGDTASEANVLNENKVATIICEDGYRLWGNRTTSSDARWSFLSTRRIADMINESIQQAHMWAVDRPVGRIYFEAVQESVNQFLRTMEQKGAILGGKCWVDAEINSASEIEQGHTYFDFDFTPAYTAERVTFRSRMTNGYVEEVFQ
- a CDS encoding DUF5320 domain-containing protein, with the protein product MPIYVSPEGNPEVWEVKPDGYYEVDEWDAQNPPSLPTECELTQQRITEIQQLLTANDLASVRPLRAKVAGRATEEDEARLEELEDQAEALREELAALNIKLDECLTQDT
- a CDS encoding phage tail protein — translated: MPDFYTVVTDTGLQALGLASTQGQSFSLTHAVVGDGNGLAVIPNKGMTTLVNEVWRGEVAGIKVDSDDPNTFIFEFAIPADTGGFTIREVGLLDESGKLFCVGNFPDTEKPVAVNGSVRDLVVRLPLHFENADDVSLVIDTAVALATKQDVLDHNADPEAHRFATTAQTGFVRLATVEEHTAKTASDLACTPIGVWELLKSVMSSACTSTSTVKIATSKAVNAVYKKIVAHTGDTAVHVPTGGSVGEVLTKNEAGQSWLPASGTQSINIVTFTSSGTYTKPANLIAAEVTVTGGGGSGGLLFSTGAGGGGAGGTSIKAYLASDLGGSETIVVGAGGIGTSGEGSNGGNSSFKYQYGYGGNRPVMANSGGKGDGASGGDINLYGGGGDFGSNEGYGGAGGASYWGGNGVGVNSVGTPLPTILDGHNGGGGAGRDMHATLTRSGHGGNGLIVIKEYLR